A portion of the Bombus pascuorum chromosome 8, iyBomPasc1.1, whole genome shotgun sequence genome contains these proteins:
- the LOC132909443 gene encoding protein mothers against dpp, whose amino-acid sequence MDDEEGSSSSGPMSSLNSLFSFTSPAVKKLLGWKQGDEEEKWAEKAVDSLVKKLKKRKGAIEELERALSCPGTPSKCVTIPRSLDGRLQVSHRKGLPHVIYCRVWRWPDLQSHHELKPLELCQYPFSAKQKEVCINPYHYKRVESPVLPPVLVPRHSEYAPGHSLLPFQQIAEPTMPHNVSYSSSGFNAGSTGGVNPTSPMSSVGSVPSPGSTTSPNPQSPYGTNGLPETPPPAYSPPEDGSQPGQSPPPDPVAMDTSGSAEVAPVCYQEPPYWASIAYYELNCRVGEVFHCHSHSVIVDGFTNPSNNSDRFCLGQLSNVNRNSTIENTRRHIGKGVHLYYVGGEVYAECLSDSAIFVQSRNCNHHHGFHPSTVCKIPPGCSLKIFNNQEFAQLLSQSVNHGFEAVYELTKMCTIRMSFVKGWGAEYHRQDVTSTPCWIEAHLHGPLQWLDKVLTQMGSPHNAISSVS is encoded by the exons ATGGACGATGAAGAAGGATCATCAAGTTCTGGACCTATGTCTTCATTGAACAGTTTGTTTTCATTTACTAGTCCTGCTGTAAAAAAGTTACTTGGCTGGAAACAGGgtgatgaagaagaaaaatgggCAGAAAAAGCAGTTGATTcattagtaaaaaaattaaaaaaacgtAAGGGTGCAATAGAAGAATTAGAACGTGCTTTAAGCTGTCCAGGCACACCTAGTAAATGTGTAACAATTCCAAGAAGTTTAGATGGTAGATTGCAAGTTTCACATCGTAAAGGTTTGCcacatgtaatttattgtaGAGTATGGAGATGGCCAGATTTGCAGTCACATCATGAATTAAAACCATTAGAGTTATGTCAGTACCCTTTTTCTGCTAAACAAAAAGAAGTTTGCATCAATCCTTACCACTATAAAAGAGTGGAGAGTCCAGTGCTCCCACCTGTATTAGTTCCTAGACATTCAGAATATGCTCCTGGACATTCATTGTTACCATTTCAACAAATAGCAGAACCAACAATGCCGCATAATGTGTCCTACTCCTCTAGTGGATTTAATGCTGGATCTACTGGTGGTGTAAATCCAACATCACCTATGTCTTCTGTTGGATCTGTTCCCAGTCCAGGAAGCACAACATCACCAAATCCACAAAGTCCATATGGTACTAATGGGCTACCAGAAACTCCTCCTCCAGCATATTCTCCACCTGAAGATGGTTCACAACCTGGACAATCACCACCACCTGATCCAGTAGCAATGGATACAAGTGGATCAGCTGAAGTAGCTCCAGTATGTTATCAGGAACCACCTTATTGGGCCTCCATTGCatattatgaattaaattgTAGAGTGGGTGAAGTTTTTCATTGTCATTCTCACTCTGTTATTGTGGATGGTTTTACAAATCCAAGCAACAATTCTGATCGTTTTTGCCTTGGACAATTGTCCAATGTAAATCGTAATTCTACTATTGAAAATACAAGAAGACATATAGGCAAAGGagtacatttatattatgtagGTGGTGAAGTTTATGCAGAATGTCTCTCTGACTCTGCTATATTTGTACAATCTAGAAATTGTAATCATCATCATGGATTTCATCCTAGTACTGTTTGTAAGATTCCACCAGGATgttcattgaaaatatttaataatcaagAGTTTGCCCAGTTACTTTCACAAAGTGTTAATCATGGTTTTGAAGCAGTTTATGAATTAACAAAGATGTGCACTATAAG AATGTCATTCGTTAAAGGGTGGGGTGCTGAGTATCACAGACAAGATGTTACATCTACTCCTTGTTGGATTGAAGCACATTTACATGGACCCTTACAGTGGTTAGATAAAGTGTTAACACAAATGGGCTCTCCTCATAATGCTATAAGTTCTGTATCATAA